The sequence below is a genomic window from Verrucomicrobiota bacterium.
CGGACGCGATTCAGCACTTCAAGGAAGAACTCGTTGCGAACTTGCTGTGTGACCAATCGCCATTCGACCGTCCGCAGCCGGCAGTAGTGTTTGCGGGCAAGTCGTTTGTGTTTACTGGAAAGTTTGCATTTGGTTCACGCAAGAAATGTCTGGATGCGGTTCTCGCGCGAGGAGGTGTCGCTCCGAGCCAAAAATCCGTGAATCAGTTCATCGACTACCTGGTCGTGGGTATCGAAGGCAGTGCGGCGTGGAAGAGGGGGGCCTACGGAAACAAGATTGAGGATGGCGTTCTTTCACGCCGAGAACACGGAACACCCGCAATCATCTCCGAGCAGCAGTGGGCAGAGGCGTTGACGCAAAGAACGACTTAACTGGCTGGCTGATTTTTACCGCGACTGTGCGAAGGCACCAAGATTCAATCGGGCTTCGTCTCGCAGTCCTTCGTGTCCTTCGTGTCTTCGTGGTTCGCCCGGCTACGCCCAATAGCGCCAGTTCACGTCGGGAAAGAGGTTGTCCACCCATTCGCACCTGGCGAGATACTCCTCGTCCACGCGGCCGGAGGTGATCTGCTCGTGCAGGCGCGTGAAGCGCAAGATGTGGTCCTTCACCCGGCGGCGCGCGTAGTCGGGGCTTGTGCCGGTGCGGAGGATGAACGGCCAGTCGCTCGATTGCGCGAGGAGCACTTCGCGCGCGGCCTGCTTGAGCGCGCGCCCGGTCACGCCGGCGGCCTGTGGAAAGCGCCGCGCGAGGTCCGTCATGCGCTCCTGCGCGATGTCGAGGTGCGGCAGAATCCACTCGTTGGTCTCGTTGAGCCAGAGTTTGAAGTAGCCTTCCTCGCCCCAGCTTGACGCGGCGGGCGTGGCGATTTGCTGCACCGGATTCCGGTGGAGAAACTCGCCCGGCGTCGTCAGCGTGAATGCGCGCTGGTCGAACGTCGCCTTGCGCATGAACAAGTCAAGGAACTCGGGCCCTTCATACCACCAGTGGCCGAACAGTTCCGCGTCGTAAGGCGACACGATGAGCGGGGCGCGGTCCATCAAGCTCCCGAGATGCTGGAACTGCCCGATGCGCGAGTGCAGGAAGTGGCCCGCGTGCTCGTCGGCCGCGGCGAGCGCGGCCTTGCGGTCGTAGATGTGCTTGTCCGGCGTTGAGCCGGTGATGCGGTGATACTTGATGCCCGTGAAGCCGCGCAGCTCGGGGCTCGGCAGGTGTGGCCGGACATACTCGAATTCGAGGTCGAAGCCGACGTCGCGGTAGAAATCGCGGTAGCGCGCGTCCCCGGGATAACCTTCGTTGCGGCTCCAGACTTGCCGGGCCGAGTCGAGGTCGCGCCCGAACGCCGCGATGCCGTTCGGCGTGTAGAGGGGCGCGAAGACGCCGTAGCGCGGCCGCGGCCGGGCGTGCAGCACGCCGTGCGTGTCGGTGATGAACCACCGGATGTTCGCCTCCTGCAACGCCTGCTCCACCACGTCCACGTAGGCGCACTCGGGCAGCCAGATGCCGCGCGGGTCGCACCCGAAGCACTGGTGATAATGATCGCGCGCGACGAGCACCTGCGCGCGGAGGCTTGGCGGATGCCCGGCGAGCAGCGGCAACAGCGCGTGCGTCGCCGCGCACGTGATGATCTCGAGCTTGCCGGCTTCCTGAAACTTGCGGAACGCGCCGACGACGTTGCGGCCATAGGCAAAGTAGGTGTCGCGGATGCCCGTGAAGCGGTGGTGATACATCCACGCGAGTTCGCGGAACGCATGGTCCCAGTGCGTGCGATGGATTTCCTTCTCGGCCAGTTCGATGAGCCCCTCGAGGTGGCGCGCGTAGCGGTCCTGCAGCAGCGGGTCCATCAACATCGCGCACAGCGTCGGCGTGAGTGTGAGCGTGAGGCGCGTGTCCATGCCGTCGCGCAGCCAGCCGTCCATGACCTGGATGAGCGGCACGTAGCTCTCGGTGATCGCCTCGAACAGCCAGGCCTCCTCGAGGAAGCGGTTGTGCTCCGGATGCCGCACGAACGGCAAGTGCCCGTGGAGCACGAGCGCGAAGTGGCCTTGCATGCGCGGGATTGAACCGGATGGACGCGCAGCGCGGAAGCCTTTTATCCCGGGCATCCCTCGGTCGAAACGGCCGCAAGCTTGCGTCTCCTGCCTTGCGCCGGCATAACTTCATGGACATTCCTCTGCCACCCGCCATGAAACACACCTCCCGCACTCTTCTCGCTGCAGCGCTTCTGTTCGCCGCGTCTTCCGGCGCGTTCGCCCAGGCCGGGGCGGACTTCAAGCGCGCGCCCGATGTCATCTACGGCCGCAAGCTTGGGGTCGTGCTCACGATGGATGTCTTCCAACCCGCCAAACCCAACGGCCACGGCATTCTCTTTATGGTCAGCGGCGGATGGTTTTCCGCCCACCAAAGCATCAACCCCGTGATGTATCAGCCCTTCCTCGCGCGCGGCTACACCGTGTTTGCCGTCGTGCATGGCTCGCAGCCGAAGTTCGTCATCCCGGAAATCACGCAGGACATCCACCGCGCCGTGCGGTTCGTTCGCGCGAACGCGAAGCAGTGGGGCGTGGACCCGGACAAGCTCGGCATCACCGGCGGCAGCGCGGGCGGGCACCTCTCGCTCACGATGGGCACGCAGGGACGCGCCGGCGACCCGAACTCGAAAGACGCTGTCGAACGCGTGTCGAGCGAAGTGCAGGCCGTCGCGTGCTTCTATCCGCCGACGGATTTCCTCAACTACGGCCAGACAGGCGAAGACGCTGTCGGCGTCGGGACGTT
It includes:
- a CDS encoding DUF1957 domain-containing protein, with the protein product MQGHFALVLHGHLPFVRHPEHNRFLEEAWLFEAITESYVPLIQVMDGWLRDGMDTRLTLTLTPTLCAMLMDPLLQDRYARHLEGLIELAEKEIHRTHWDHAFRELAWMYHHRFTGIRDTYFAYGRNVVGAFRKFQEAGKLEIITCAATHALLPLLAGHPPSLRAQVLVARDHYHQCFGCDPRGIWLPECAYVDVVEQALQEANIRWFITDTHGVLHARPRPRYGVFAPLYTPNGIAAFGRDLDSARQVWSRNEGYPGDARYRDFYRDVGFDLEFEYVRPHLPSPELRGFTGIKYHRITGSTPDKHIYDRKAALAAADEHAGHFLHSRIGQFQHLGSLMDRAPLIVSPYDAELFGHWWYEGPEFLDLFMRKATFDQRAFTLTTPGEFLHRNPVQQIATPAASSWGEEGYFKLWLNETNEWILPHLDIAQERMTDLARRFPQAAGVTGRALKQAAREVLLAQSSDWPFILRTGTSPDYARRRVKDHILRFTRLHEQITSGRVDEEYLARCEWVDNLFPDVNWRYWA
- a CDS encoding alpha/beta hydrolase — translated: MKHTSRTLLAAALLFAASSGAFAQAGADFKRAPDVIYGRKLGVVLTMDVFQPAKPNGHGILFMVSGGWFSAHQSINPVMYQPFLARGYTVFAVVHGSQPKFVIPEITQDIHRAVRFVRANAKQWGVDPDKLGITGGSAGGHLSLTMGTQGRAGDPNSKDAVERVSSEVQAVACFYPPTDFLNYGQTGEDAVGVGTLKNFKNAFGSRADTEEGRRTFGKEISPIYFITAKMPPTLIIHGDADKLVPIQQAESFVDKAAKAGATAKLITKPGKAHGWPDQINDITSLADWFDEHLRGIKPKK